The proteins below are encoded in one region of Chroicocephalus ridibundus chromosome 9, bChrRid1.1, whole genome shotgun sequence:
- the LEO1 gene encoding RNA polymerase-associated protein LEO1 isoform X2: MADMEELFGSDADSEAEQKDSDSGSESDSDQENAGSGSNASGSDSDQDDDREAIKPSNKELFGDDSEDEGASHHTGSDNHSERSYNRSEASGHSEHEDNDQSDADQHSVSEAAHDDEEDDRGHASDEGSHHSEADGSEKAHSEDEKWGKEDKSDQSDDEERQQNSDDEERQQNSEDEEKVQNSDEDERPQMSDDEERLQNSDEEKMQNSDDEERPQASDEEKMQNSDDDERAQHSDEEKMQNSDDDERAQHSDEEDQEHKSESARGSDSEDEILRMKRKKPIASDSEVDSDTEGQKEHADVMDLFGGADDISSGSDGEDKPPTPGQPIDENGLSQEQQEEEPIPETRIEVEIPKVNTDLGNDLYFVKLPNFLSVEPRPFDPQYYEDEFEDEEMLDEEGRTRLKLKVENTIRWRMRRDEEGNEIRESNARIVKWSDGSMSLHLGNEVFDVYKAPLQGDHNHLFIRQGTGLQGQAVFKTKLTFRPHSTDSATHRKMTLSLADRCSKTQKIRILPMAGRDPESQRTEMIKKEEERLRASIRRESQQRRMREKQHQRGLSANYLEPDRYDEEDEGDDAISLAAIKNRYKGGIREERARIYSSDSDEGSDEDKTQRLLKAKKLTSDEEGEPSGKRKAEDDDKASKKHKKYVISDEEEDDDD; encoded by the exons ATTCCGATTCTGGATCTGAATCTGATTCCGATCAGGAGAATGCTGGCTCTGGTAGTAATGCTTCTGGAAGCGACAGTGACCAGGATGACGACAGGGAGGCAATAAAACCTAGTAATAAGGAGCTATTTGGAGATGATAGCGAGGATGAAGGGGCATCCCATCACACAGGGAGTGACAACCACTCTGAACGATCCTACAATCGCTCTGAAGCTTCGGGACATTCGGAGCATGAAGATAACGATCAGTCAGACGCAGACCAGCACAGCGTTTCAGAAGCTGCTCatgatgatgaggaggatgaTCGGGGGCATGCCTCAGATGAAGGCAGTCATCATTCAGAGGCAGATGGTTCCGAGAAAGCACATTCGGAGGATGAGAAGTGGGGCAAGGAGGACAAAAGTGATCAGTCAGACGatgaggagaggcagcagaacTCCGATGATGAGGAGAGACAGCAGAACTCTGAAGACGAGGAGAAAGTGCAGAACTCTGATGAAGATGAAAGGCCACAGATGTCTGATGATGAGGAAAGACTCCAGAACTCAGACGAGGAGAAAATGCAGAACTCAGATGATGAGGAGAGGCCGCAGGCCTCAGATGAGGAGAAGATGCAGAACTCCGATGATGATGAAAGGGCCCAGCATTCTGACGAGGAGAAGATGCAGAACTCTGACGATGACGAAAGGGCCCAACATTCCGATGAGGAGGACCAAGAGCATAAATCTG AGTCTGCAAGGGGCAGTGACAGTGAAGATGAAATTCTGCGAATGAAGCGAAAGAAACCAATTGCATCGGATTCAGAAGTGGACAGTGATACAGAAGGACAGAAAG AGCATGCAGATGTCATGGATCTGTTTGGAGGTGCAGATGACATTTCCTCAGGAAGCGACGGAGAAGACAAGCCACCAACTCCAGGACAGCCCATT GATGAGAATGGACTGAGTCAAGAACAGCAGGAAGAAGAACCTATTCCAGAGACTAGAATAGAGGTAGAAATACCGAAAGTAAACACAGACTTGGGTAATGATTTGTATTTTGTGAAGCTGCCCAACTTCCTTAGCGTGGAGCCCAG ACCTTTTGATCCCCAGTATTATGAAGATGAATTTGAAGATGAGGAGATGCTTGATGAAGAGGGCAGAACTAGGTTAAAACTCAAG GTGGAAAACACAATACGATGGCGCATGCGACGAGATGAGGAAGGGAATGAGATCAGAGAAAGTAATGCGCGGATAGTCAAATGGTCAGATGGAAG CATGTCTCTCCACTTGGGCAACGAGGTGTTTGACGTGTACAAGGCGCCACTACAGGGAGATCACAACCATTTGTTTATCAGACAAGGGACGGGTCTACAAGGACAGGCTGTTTTCAAGACAAAGTTAACCTTCAG GCCACACTCTACGGACAGTGCCACTCACAGGAAGATGACTCTGTCTCTGGCAGACAGATGTTCAAAGACCCAGAAGATTCGTATTTTGCCGATGGCAGGTCGTGATCCAGAGTCTCAGCGCACAGAAATGATTAAG aaagaagaggagagattAAGAGCTTCCATTCGCAGAGAATCTCAGCAGCGAAGAATGCGGGAGAAGCAGCATCAGCGTGGCCTGAGTGCAAATTATTTGGAACCTGACCGCTATGATGAAGAGGATGAGGGAGACGATGCAATCAGTCTAGCAGCTATCAAAAACAGATACAAAGGTGGCATCAGAG agGAACGTGCTAGAATCTACTCTTCTGACAGTGATGAAGGCTCAGATGAAGATAAAACACAAAGACTACTTAAGGCAAAGAAACTTACTAGTGATGAG GAAGGTGAACCttctggaaagagaaaagcagaggatgaTGACAAAGCAAGTAAGAAGCATAAGAAATATGTGATCAGCgatgaagaggaagatgatgacGATTAA
- the LEO1 gene encoding RNA polymerase-associated protein LEO1 isoform X1 — protein MADMEELFGSDADSEAEQKDSDSGSESDSDQENAGSGSNASGSDSDQDDDREAIKPSNKELFGDDSEDEGASHHTGSDNHSERSYNRSEASGHSEHEDNDQSDADQHSVSEAAHDDEEDDRGHASDEGSHHSEADGSEKAHSEDEKWGKEDKSDQSDDEERQQNSDDEERQQNSEDEEKVQNSDEDERPQMSDDEERLQNSDEEKMQNSDDEERPQASDEEKMQNSDDDERAQHSDEEKMQNSDDDERAQHSDEEDQEHKSVESARGSDSEDEILRMKRKKPIASDSEVDSDTEGQKEHADVMDLFGGADDISSGSDGEDKPPTPGQPIDENGLSQEQQEEEPIPETRIEVEIPKVNTDLGNDLYFVKLPNFLSVEPRPFDPQYYEDEFEDEEMLDEEGRTRLKLKVENTIRWRMRRDEEGNEIRESNARIVKWSDGSMSLHLGNEVFDVYKAPLQGDHNHLFIRQGTGLQGQAVFKTKLTFRPHSTDSATHRKMTLSLADRCSKTQKIRILPMAGRDPESQRTEMIKKEEERLRASIRRESQQRRMREKQHQRGLSANYLEPDRYDEEDEGDDAISLAAIKNRYKGGIREERARIYSSDSDEGSDEDKTQRLLKAKKLTSDEEGEPSGKRKAEDDDKASKKHKKYVISDEEEDDDD, from the exons ATTCCGATTCTGGATCTGAATCTGATTCCGATCAGGAGAATGCTGGCTCTGGTAGTAATGCTTCTGGAAGCGACAGTGACCAGGATGACGACAGGGAGGCAATAAAACCTAGTAATAAGGAGCTATTTGGAGATGATAGCGAGGATGAAGGGGCATCCCATCACACAGGGAGTGACAACCACTCTGAACGATCCTACAATCGCTCTGAAGCTTCGGGACATTCGGAGCATGAAGATAACGATCAGTCAGACGCAGACCAGCACAGCGTTTCAGAAGCTGCTCatgatgatgaggaggatgaTCGGGGGCATGCCTCAGATGAAGGCAGTCATCATTCAGAGGCAGATGGTTCCGAGAAAGCACATTCGGAGGATGAGAAGTGGGGCAAGGAGGACAAAAGTGATCAGTCAGACGatgaggagaggcagcagaacTCCGATGATGAGGAGAGACAGCAGAACTCTGAAGACGAGGAGAAAGTGCAGAACTCTGATGAAGATGAAAGGCCACAGATGTCTGATGATGAGGAAAGACTCCAGAACTCAGACGAGGAGAAAATGCAGAACTCAGATGATGAGGAGAGGCCGCAGGCCTCAGATGAGGAGAAGATGCAGAACTCCGATGATGATGAAAGGGCCCAGCATTCTGACGAGGAGAAGATGCAGAACTCTGACGATGACGAAAGGGCCCAACATTCCGATGAGGAGGACCAAGAGCATAAATCTG TAGAGTCTGCAAGGGGCAGTGACAGTGAAGATGAAATTCTGCGAATGAAGCGAAAGAAACCAATTGCATCGGATTCAGAAGTGGACAGTGATACAGAAGGACAGAAAG AGCATGCAGATGTCATGGATCTGTTTGGAGGTGCAGATGACATTTCCTCAGGAAGCGACGGAGAAGACAAGCCACCAACTCCAGGACAGCCCATT GATGAGAATGGACTGAGTCAAGAACAGCAGGAAGAAGAACCTATTCCAGAGACTAGAATAGAGGTAGAAATACCGAAAGTAAACACAGACTTGGGTAATGATTTGTATTTTGTGAAGCTGCCCAACTTCCTTAGCGTGGAGCCCAG ACCTTTTGATCCCCAGTATTATGAAGATGAATTTGAAGATGAGGAGATGCTTGATGAAGAGGGCAGAACTAGGTTAAAACTCAAG GTGGAAAACACAATACGATGGCGCATGCGACGAGATGAGGAAGGGAATGAGATCAGAGAAAGTAATGCGCGGATAGTCAAATGGTCAGATGGAAG CATGTCTCTCCACTTGGGCAACGAGGTGTTTGACGTGTACAAGGCGCCACTACAGGGAGATCACAACCATTTGTTTATCAGACAAGGGACGGGTCTACAAGGACAGGCTGTTTTCAAGACAAAGTTAACCTTCAG GCCACACTCTACGGACAGTGCCACTCACAGGAAGATGACTCTGTCTCTGGCAGACAGATGTTCAAAGACCCAGAAGATTCGTATTTTGCCGATGGCAGGTCGTGATCCAGAGTCTCAGCGCACAGAAATGATTAAG aaagaagaggagagattAAGAGCTTCCATTCGCAGAGAATCTCAGCAGCGAAGAATGCGGGAGAAGCAGCATCAGCGTGGCCTGAGTGCAAATTATTTGGAACCTGACCGCTATGATGAAGAGGATGAGGGAGACGATGCAATCAGTCTAGCAGCTATCAAAAACAGATACAAAGGTGGCATCAGAG agGAACGTGCTAGAATCTACTCTTCTGACAGTGATGAAGGCTCAGATGAAGATAAAACACAAAGACTACTTAAGGCAAAGAAACTTACTAGTGATGAG GAAGGTGAACCttctggaaagagaaaagcagaggatgaTGACAAAGCAAGTAAGAAGCATAAGAAATATGTGATCAGCgatgaagaggaagatgatgacGATTAA
- the LEO1 gene encoding RNA polymerase-associated protein LEO1 isoform X3, giving the protein MADMEELFGSDADSEAEQKDSDSGSESDSDQENAGSGSNASGSDSDQDDDREAIKPSNKELFGDDSEDEGASHHTGSDNHSERSYNRSEASGHSEHEDNDQSDADQHSVSEAAHDDEEDDRGHASDEGSHHSEADGSEKAHSEDEKWGKEDKSDQSDDEERQQNSDDEERQQNSEDEEKVQNSDEDERPQMSDDEERLQNSDEEKMQNSDDEERPQASDEEKMQNSDDDERAQHSDEEKMQNSDDDERAQHSDEEDQEHKSESARGSDSEDEILRMKRKKPIASDSEVDSDTEGQKEHADVMDLFGGADDISSGSDGEDKPPTPGQPIDENGLSQEQQEEEPIPETRIEVEIPKVNTDLGNDLYFVKLPNFLSVEPRPFDPQYYEDEFEDEEMLDEEGRTRLKLKVENTIRWRMRRDEEGNEIRESNARIVKWSDGSMSLHLGNEVFDVYKAPLQGDHNHLFIRQGTGLQGQAVFKTKLTFRPHSTDSATHRKMTLSLADRCSKTQKIRILPMAGRDPESQRTEMIKKEEERLRASIRRESQQRRMREKQHQRGLSANYLEPDRYDEEDEGDDAISLAAIKNRYKGGIREERARIYSSDSDEGSDEDKTQRLLKAKKLTSDEVNLLEREKQRMMTKQVRSIRNM; this is encoded by the exons ATTCCGATTCTGGATCTGAATCTGATTCCGATCAGGAGAATGCTGGCTCTGGTAGTAATGCTTCTGGAAGCGACAGTGACCAGGATGACGACAGGGAGGCAATAAAACCTAGTAATAAGGAGCTATTTGGAGATGATAGCGAGGATGAAGGGGCATCCCATCACACAGGGAGTGACAACCACTCTGAACGATCCTACAATCGCTCTGAAGCTTCGGGACATTCGGAGCATGAAGATAACGATCAGTCAGACGCAGACCAGCACAGCGTTTCAGAAGCTGCTCatgatgatgaggaggatgaTCGGGGGCATGCCTCAGATGAAGGCAGTCATCATTCAGAGGCAGATGGTTCCGAGAAAGCACATTCGGAGGATGAGAAGTGGGGCAAGGAGGACAAAAGTGATCAGTCAGACGatgaggagaggcagcagaacTCCGATGATGAGGAGAGACAGCAGAACTCTGAAGACGAGGAGAAAGTGCAGAACTCTGATGAAGATGAAAGGCCACAGATGTCTGATGATGAGGAAAGACTCCAGAACTCAGACGAGGAGAAAATGCAGAACTCAGATGATGAGGAGAGGCCGCAGGCCTCAGATGAGGAGAAGATGCAGAACTCCGATGATGATGAAAGGGCCCAGCATTCTGACGAGGAGAAGATGCAGAACTCTGACGATGACGAAAGGGCCCAACATTCCGATGAGGAGGACCAAGAGCATAAATCTG AGTCTGCAAGGGGCAGTGACAGTGAAGATGAAATTCTGCGAATGAAGCGAAAGAAACCAATTGCATCGGATTCAGAAGTGGACAGTGATACAGAAGGACAGAAAG AGCATGCAGATGTCATGGATCTGTTTGGAGGTGCAGATGACATTTCCTCAGGAAGCGACGGAGAAGACAAGCCACCAACTCCAGGACAGCCCATT GATGAGAATGGACTGAGTCAAGAACAGCAGGAAGAAGAACCTATTCCAGAGACTAGAATAGAGGTAGAAATACCGAAAGTAAACACAGACTTGGGTAATGATTTGTATTTTGTGAAGCTGCCCAACTTCCTTAGCGTGGAGCCCAG ACCTTTTGATCCCCAGTATTATGAAGATGAATTTGAAGATGAGGAGATGCTTGATGAAGAGGGCAGAACTAGGTTAAAACTCAAG GTGGAAAACACAATACGATGGCGCATGCGACGAGATGAGGAAGGGAATGAGATCAGAGAAAGTAATGCGCGGATAGTCAAATGGTCAGATGGAAG CATGTCTCTCCACTTGGGCAACGAGGTGTTTGACGTGTACAAGGCGCCACTACAGGGAGATCACAACCATTTGTTTATCAGACAAGGGACGGGTCTACAAGGACAGGCTGTTTTCAAGACAAAGTTAACCTTCAG GCCACACTCTACGGACAGTGCCACTCACAGGAAGATGACTCTGTCTCTGGCAGACAGATGTTCAAAGACCCAGAAGATTCGTATTTTGCCGATGGCAGGTCGTGATCCAGAGTCTCAGCGCACAGAAATGATTAAG aaagaagaggagagattAAGAGCTTCCATTCGCAGAGAATCTCAGCAGCGAAGAATGCGGGAGAAGCAGCATCAGCGTGGCCTGAGTGCAAATTATTTGGAACCTGACCGCTATGATGAAGAGGATGAGGGAGACGATGCAATCAGTCTAGCAGCTATCAAAAACAGATACAAAGGTGGCATCAGAG agGAACGTGCTAGAATCTACTCTTCTGACAGTGATGAAGGCTCAGATGAAGATAAAACACAAAGACTACTTAAGGCAAAGAAACTTACTAGTGATGAG GTGAACCttctggaaagagaaaagcagaggatgaTGACAAAGCAAGTAAGAAGCATAAGAAATATGTGA